The proteins below are encoded in one region of Peribacillus muralis:
- a CDS encoding cation:dicarboxylate symporter family transporter: MKKIKLSLASQIFIGLILGIIVGAIFYGNATAQNFLQPFGDIFLRMIKMIVVPIIVSSLIVAVAGVGDLKAVGKLGAKSLSYFVVVTLTAIAVGLISANIIQPGAGVNMNNLEQTDISTYVDTAETKQHESFVDTLIHIVPSNPVKAMVEGDMLAIIFFSVLFGLSIAAIGEKGKPVFRFFQGTAEGMFYLTNMVMKFAPIGVFALIGVTISKFGLESLIPLGKLALSVYGTMIFFVIVVLGLIAKFVGFNIFTLIKLLKAELILAFSTASSEAVLPKIMEKMEKAGCPKHIATFVIPTGYSFNLDGSTLYQALAAIFIAQMYGIDLSAYEQITLMLVLMITSKGIAGVPGVSFVVLLATLGTVGIPIEGLAFIAGIDRILDMGRTVVNVIGNSLAAIVISKWEGQFNPPSAEELKQVS; this comes from the coding sequence ATGAAGAAAATTAAATTAAGTTTAGCGAGCCAGATCTTCATTGGTCTAATTCTAGGGATAATCGTTGGAGCCATTTTTTATGGTAATGCGACAGCCCAAAACTTTTTACAGCCATTCGGGGACATTTTCCTAAGAATGATTAAAATGATCGTTGTACCAATCATTGTTTCCAGCTTGATCGTTGCCGTAGCGGGTGTAGGTGATTTGAAAGCGGTAGGTAAATTGGGTGCTAAATCACTTTCGTACTTTGTAGTGGTAACCCTTACAGCAATTGCTGTTGGTCTAATTTCAGCTAATATCATCCAGCCTGGTGCCGGTGTGAACATGAATAATCTGGAACAAACGGATATTTCCACATATGTTGATACAGCAGAAACGAAGCAGCATGAATCATTTGTGGACACACTCATACACATTGTACCATCCAATCCAGTAAAAGCCATGGTAGAAGGCGATATGCTAGCGATTATTTTCTTCTCCGTACTGTTTGGACTAAGCATCGCTGCTATCGGTGAGAAAGGGAAACCAGTATTCCGCTTCTTCCAAGGTACAGCGGAGGGAATGTTCTACTTAACTAATATGGTTATGAAATTCGCTCCTATCGGGGTATTCGCCCTAATTGGTGTGACCATTTCCAAGTTCGGTTTGGAATCTTTAATTCCATTAGGTAAGTTAGCGCTTTCTGTCTACGGAACCATGATTTTCTTTGTAATCGTCGTTCTGGGCCTTATTGCAAAATTTGTAGGATTCAATATCTTTACATTGATTAAGCTTCTTAAAGCGGAATTGATTCTTGCTTTCTCGACAGCGAGTTCAGAAGCCGTTCTTCCGAAAATCATGGAGAAAATGGAGAAAGCGGGATGTCCGAAGCATATTGCTACTTTCGTTATCCCGACTGGATATTCATTCAACCTTGATGGCTCTACATTATATCAAGCGTTAGCAGCTATCTTCATCGCTCAAATGTATGGAATCGACTTAAGTGCGTATGAGCAAATTACATTAATGCTAGTGCTAATGATTACATCTAAGGGTATTGCAGGCGTACCAGGTGTTTCCTTCGTAGTTCTTTTAGCTACATTGGGAACAGTCGGTATTCCAATCGAAGGTTTAGCATTCATCGCTGGTATCGACCGTATTCTTGATATGGGACGTACAGTGGTTAATGTTATCGGTAATTCACTTGCTGCAATCGTCATCTCTAAATGGGAAGGGCAATTCAATCCTCCTTCCGCTGAGGAATTAAAACAAGTTTCTTAA
- a CDS encoding D-alanine--D-alanine ligase: MKTKLGLLYGGKSAEHDVSMQTALAVIKALDLAKFDIYPIYITKDGSWINGPKLTAPPEDVAALTFLPEKSTSPLALQAHSTDENGESTGYDVIFPLLHGPNGEDGTVQGMLELLNLPYVGNGVLASSAGMDKVIMKNIFAHAGLPQVKYTWFIRSEWEANKEAGIKKVEDEIGYPCFVKPANLGSSVGISKCDDSHSLEKAVAEAFQFDRKIIIEEGVVAREVEFGILGNDDPTCSVAGEIIPKKDFAFYDYSAKYEDGNSAMVIPAEISENEFAALSAMAISAFKSLDCSGLVRADFFLTKEGKIFINEVNTMPGFTPYSMFPLLWKHTGVDYPALIEKLVKLALERHREKQQIKYTV, translated from the coding sequence ATGAAAACTAAACTTGGTTTGCTTTATGGTGGGAAATCTGCGGAGCATGATGTTTCAATGCAGACGGCTTTAGCTGTCATCAAAGCACTCGATTTAGCAAAGTTTGATATATATCCGATTTACATAACAAAAGATGGTTCGTGGATAAATGGCCCGAAATTAACCGCACCTCCAGAGGATGTAGCGGCTTTGACTTTTTTGCCTGAAAAATCGACCTCACCGCTTGCGCTGCAAGCCCATTCAACTGATGAAAATGGTGAATCGACTGGATATGACGTCATTTTCCCGTTGCTTCATGGACCTAATGGAGAGGACGGAACGGTTCAAGGGATGCTGGAACTGCTGAACCTTCCTTATGTAGGCAATGGCGTTCTAGCGTCATCGGCTGGAATGGATAAGGTTATCATGAAAAACATCTTTGCTCATGCTGGACTTCCTCAAGTGAAATACACATGGTTCATTCGCTCTGAATGGGAAGCCAATAAGGAAGCTGGGATTAAAAAGGTTGAAGATGAAATTGGGTACCCTTGCTTTGTTAAACCGGCGAACCTAGGTTCCAGTGTCGGCATTAGTAAATGTGATGATTCACATAGCTTGGAAAAAGCGGTCGCGGAGGCTTTCCAATTTGACCGGAAAATCATCATTGAAGAAGGGGTCGTAGCACGGGAAGTGGAGTTTGGCATTCTAGGCAATGATGATCCTACTTGCTCAGTGGCGGGAGAGATCATCCCCAAAAAGGATTTCGCCTTCTATGATTACTCAGCAAAATACGAGGATGGGAATTCCGCAATGGTCATCCCAGCTGAAATTAGTGAAAATGAGTTTGCCGCGTTATCCGCAATGGCCATCTCTGCCTTTAAGTCATTGGATTGCTCTGGATTGGTCAGAGCCGATTTCTTCTTGACGAAAGAGGGGAAAATTTTTATCAATGAAGTGAATACAATGCCTGGGTTCACTCCTTATAGCATGTTCCCTCTACTCTGGAAGCACACAGGAGTCGACTATCCGGCTTTGATTGAAAAACTCGTCAAGCTTGCTTTGGAACGTCATCGTGAAAAACAGCAAATAAAATATACAGTCTAA